TTGAAGGCCTTGTTGTCGGCAGCGTAACCCATAAAGTACTGCATATTGCCGAATGCCCGGTGCTGGTCATCAAATAGCCGCCATGAAGATTTAGCGAGATTACAATCTATAATTAAAATGAGATTGTAATTAAACTTGTTTTCAATTAAGTATTTCAAAAATTATTAGTGGAATTTTAATTAATATTCCCAGCAGACGGAGAGTTTAATGCGGCTTTTGACACGATCAGACTTTGACGGCCTTGCCTGTGCGGTACTGCTCAAAGAAATCGGAATCATGGACAACTGGATGTTTGTCCATCCCAAGGATGTTCAGGACGGACGCTATCCCGGCGACCCAAACGATATTGTTGCCAACGTTCCTTATATAGAAGGTTGCGGCTACTGGTTTGACCACCACTCCAGCGAAGATGAACGCCTCGACATGAAGCTGGACTATAAAGGCATGTCCAAACCGGCAAAAAGTGCGGCCCGTGTTATCTGGGAATATTTCGGCGGTCATGAAAAATTCGGCGATAAATTCGATGAAATGCTTCACTATGTAGACAAAGTGGACAGCGGCGACATTACTGCCGAGGAAGTTGCAAACCCCAAGGGTTGGATTTTACTTGGTTTCATCATGGACCCCCGAACCGGACTCGGCAGATACAGACATTTTAATGTCAGTAACTACCAACTCATGGAACATCTCATTGATTACTGCCGTGAGTTGCCCATCAGTGAAATCCTCAAGCTACCCGACGTAAAAGAACGTGTGGATCTCTATTTCGAAAGAGATAAGCAATTCCGTGAAATGCTGGAAAAACGGACTGAGATGTTCAGCAATGTAGCCATCCTTGATCTTCGCGAACAGGATGAGATTTATCCCGGAAACAGGTTCACCCTCTACTCCATGTACCCGGAATGCAACATCAGCATCCAGATAATCTGGGGTAAGATGAAACAGAACACAGTTTTCTCTGTGGGACACAGCATTCTCAACCGCACCAGTAAAGTGGATGTCGGTAGCGTAATGCTCAAATTCGGAGGCGGCGGACACAAGCAGGTCGGAACCTGTCAGGTCCCTCACGATGAGGCGGACGCTGCCCTCGGTCAAATGGTCGCAATGTTTATGGATAAAAAATAATTACCCGAACCTGAATGTTTTTGCATTCAGGTTCTTTTTTATGCATATTGTTTATCTAAGATTGACAGCAGTCGTCGAAAGTCAATATAGAATAAACATGAAATATCTTTGCGCAGAAACATTTTCCCCAAAAACAACGACTAAACTCGAACTTCCCATACTTTTATCTGAAGTTATAGCAGGCTTCCCCTCCCCGGCTGACGATTACATTGATAAGAAGATGGACCTCAATGAGCAGCTGATCAGCAATCCGGCAGCAACTTTTCTTGTCCGGGCCTACGGAGACTCCATGCTTGATGCCAACATCAATCAGGGGGACATACTTGTTGTGGACCGCTCGCAAGACGCTCATCACAACTCCATCATTATCGCCATATTCAACGGGGAACTTACCGTGAAAAGACTGATACAAAGGGAAGGAAAACTTTTCCTCGCCCCGGAAAACCCGGACTATCCCATACTGGAAATAACCGAAGACATATCCTTTGAAGTCTGGGGAGTGGTGACCTATATAATTCACAAGGCAATATAGTGCGAATTTTTACGCTGGTGGACTGCAACAACTTTTACGTTTCCTGTGAAAGACTTTTCCGACCGGAACTCAGATGCCGCCCGGTAGTGGTACTTTCCAACAATGACGGCTGCGTTATCGCAAGATCACAGGAAGCCAAGGCCATTGGTGTTCCCATGGCTGCCCCGGCCTTCAAATACAAGAACTTTTTCCAGCAAAACAATGTGGAGGTTTTCTCATCCAATTACGCCCTTTACGGCGACCTTTCCCAGCGGGTCACCTCAGCCCTTGCCTCTATTACCCCGGACCTTGAAGTTTACTCCATTGATGAATCCTTCCTTGAATTCCCGCCCTGCATGCTCCGCGAGCTACCCAGCATCGGACAGGAGATCAGAGACAGAATTCTCAAGTGGACAGGAATTCCGGTCTCGGTTGGGTTCGGTCCCACCAAAACCCTAGCAAAAATAGCCAGCAGATTTGCTAAAAAACATCCACAGACTAAAGGGATATTCAGCCTCTGCGCCAGAAAAGACATGGATAGGCTGCTGGGTAAAGTCCCGGTCACCGGTGTCTGGGGAATCGGCAGAAGACACGGCAAAAGGCTGATCTCCCGTGGCGTGAACACTGCCCGTGACTTCAAGGATCTGCCTAATTTGTGGATCAAAAAAAGCATGTCCATAACCGGGTTGCACACGGCACTTGAATTGCGCGGCACGCCCTGCTTTGAACTGGACAATTCCCCGCAACCCAAAAAAACTGTATCCTCATCCCGCTCTTTCGGACGCCCGGTTTCATCTCTGCCGGAACTGGAGGAGTCCGTCGCCGCCTATGTGGCACGGGCCGGAGAAAAACTGCGCGACCAAAATTCTCTTGCCGGAGGAGTCATGGTCTACCTGACCACCAACCGACACAACAATCTGCCGCAATACTCCAATTCCGCCACCCGCATGCTCTCCGTTGCCACGGACTACACACCGGAACTGATCCGCACCGGGCTGCAATGTATCCGTTCCATATACAAGGAAGGATTCAAATACAAAAAAACCGGAATTGTCCTGCTGGATATCTGTGGAAAATATAACCGCCAAACCAACTTGTTGGAATTGGAGCGAAAGAACGAATCAGCCAAAAAAGAAAAACTCATGGACCTGCTGGATTCAGCCAATACCCGCTTTGGCAGACGCACCCTGAGCTATGCTTCAGAAGGACTTGAACAGCCGTGGAAAATGAACAGAAATTATAAATCTCCAGCCTACACCACCTGCTGGGATGAACTGCCTGAGATTGGATAACTGCCTGAAAAGATAAGCCCTGTCGGCATTTTCAATAAATCGCGCTTGCCGTAAAATGTCGTTAAAACTAAAATGGGCCCCCGATCCTGCTTGCCCATTCGAAAAGTTTAGGGCATTAGACGAGGTGAAAGTAAAACTCAAAAGCCCTTGTCGGGGAAAACAGGATTACTGTCTATAAAACTATGAATAAAACATTTACAAGCATCAGGACAAAGGCAACGTTGATCGGCCTGCCCCTGATAATTGCAGCCCTTTTAACCGGCTGCGGCACCAAGAATGAAGCCTCCGGTCTTCATCAGACGGGAACTGTCGCCTTCATGCTCAATCAGGACAAGGCAGCCTCTGTCTATTTTGAAAAGGCAATCGACTGCAACCCGGAGTACGGTCCCAGCTACATCATGCTTGGCGACTGCTACCTTCGGGAAGGCAAGTACGAAGAAGCTGTTGAAATCATCAACAAAGGCCTTAACCTTGAACTGGAGCAGGGCCACATCAGGCTGGCTCACAGAAAACTGGCCCGGGCCTACAAAGAACTCGATAATTCTGAAAAAGCTCTTGAACACATAACCATCTACACGCGTATGTCCGTCTGGCAGGACAAGTTCACCCCGCAAAAAATTTCCGAAACAGAAATGTTTGTGGCTAAGCTGGATCTTCCGGATGATAAGAAAAACCTTGCGGTAGACAAAATCGTGGAAGAATCCGCAAAAGCCAAAGCCGGACCTAAATCCACTGAATCTCAAGAAGATGAAACCGACATCCTTAACATGATCAGCTTCGGCCTCATTTAATCTTTTTTTGCGCAAGCACACTTAATCCCGCATTTTAATCAATAAAATGCGGGATTTTCTTTTTTCCACCCCTGAAAGAACCCCTTATTCAAAATTTGACGAAATACGCGTGTTTGTTTTATCAGGGCAAACTGTAATGAATTCTGGCGGAGTTCATACCCAAAAAAAACGGAA
This Desulfovibrio sp. JC022 DNA region includes the following protein-coding sequences:
- a CDS encoding LexA family transcriptional regulator, whose protein sequence is MKYLCAETFSPKTTTKLELPILLSEVIAGFPSPADDYIDKKMDLNEQLISNPAATFLVRAYGDSMLDANINQGDILVVDRSQDAHHNSIIIAIFNGELTVKRLIQREGKLFLAPENPDYPILEITEDISFEVWGVVTYIIHKAI
- a CDS encoding Y-family DNA polymerase; translated protein: MRIFTLVDCNNFYVSCERLFRPELRCRPVVVLSNNDGCVIARSQEAKAIGVPMAAPAFKYKNFFQQNNVEVFSSNYALYGDLSQRVTSALASITPDLEVYSIDESFLEFPPCMLRELPSIGQEIRDRILKWTGIPVSVGFGPTKTLAKIASRFAKKHPQTKGIFSLCARKDMDRLLGKVPVTGVWGIGRRHGKRLISRGVNTARDFKDLPNLWIKKSMSITGLHTALELRGTPCFELDNSPQPKKTVSSSRSFGRPVSSLPELEESVAAYVARAGEKLRDQNSLAGGVMVYLTTNRHNNLPQYSNSATRMLSVATDYTPELIRTGLQCIRSIYKEGFKYKKTGIVLLDICGKYNRQTNLLELERKNESAKKEKLMDLLDSANTRFGRRTLSYASEGLEQPWKMNRNYKSPAYTTCWDELPEIG
- a CDS encoding exopolyphosphatase — encoded protein: MRLLTRSDFDGLACAVLLKEIGIMDNWMFVHPKDVQDGRYPGDPNDIVANVPYIEGCGYWFDHHSSEDERLDMKLDYKGMSKPAKSAARVIWEYFGGHEKFGDKFDEMLHYVDKVDSGDITAEEVANPKGWILLGFIMDPRTGLGRYRHFNVSNYQLMEHLIDYCRELPISEILKLPDVKERVDLYFERDKQFREMLEKRTEMFSNVAILDLREQDEIYPGNRFTLYSMYPECNISIQIIWGKMKQNTVFSVGHSILNRTSKVDVGSVMLKFGGGGHKQVGTCQVPHDEADAALGQMVAMFMDKK
- a CDS encoding lipopolysaccharide assembly protein LapB — encoded protein: MNKTFTSIRTKATLIGLPLIIAALLTGCGTKNEASGLHQTGTVAFMLNQDKAASVYFEKAIDCNPEYGPSYIMLGDCYLREGKYEEAVEIINKGLNLELEQGHIRLAHRKLARAYKELDNSEKALEHITIYTRMSVWQDKFTPQKISETEMFVAKLDLPDDKKNLAVDKIVEESAKAKAGPKSTESQEDETDILNMISFGLI